CGGTGACCACGTCGTCGCGCAGGCGCAGGGCGACGTCCTGCATCACCGCCACGGGGTGGGCGAGCGGCTCGACGCCCTGGGTGTCGACCTCGCTCATGGCCTGCACCAGGTCAAAGAAACCATTCAATTTTGTAAGCAATTGCTCACTTTGTGCGTCGGTCAGCGCCAGTCGCGCGAGGTGCGCGATGCGGTCGACGTCGTTGGGGGTCAGCGCCATGCGAAGAAAAGCCGAAGCGGAGGGTGATTTTTGAAGGTTTTGGCCCAGTTCCGACAGGCGCCAGACAGGCCAATGCGGTATTATCCCGCCTTTGCACAACGGCCCGTCAACGGGCCGCTTTTGCACCCAAATCTCTCGCAAATCGCATCGAACACGCGCCGCCGGCGGCACGCCCGGCGTGCAGCCCCTCAAGGACATTTCATGTTTGGAGCTCTCCGTCGGTATTTCTCCACCGACCTGGCCATTGATTTGGGCACGGCCAACACCCTGATCTACGTGCGCGACAAGGGCATCGTGCTAGACGAGCCCTCGGTCGTCGCCATTCGCCACGAAGGCGGCCCGCAGGGCAAGAAGACGATCCAGGCCGTGGGTGCCGAAGCCAAGGCCATGTTGGGCAAGGTGCCCGGCAACATCGAAGCCATCCGCCCGATGAAAGACGGCGTGATCGCCGATTTCACCGTCACCGAGCAGATGCTCAAGCAGTTCATCAAGATGGTGAGCCGGCGCAATTTCTTCAACGGCCCGCGCATCATCATCTGCGTGCCCTGCGGCTCCACGCAGGTGGAACGCCGCGCCATCCGCGAGTCGGCCCTGGGCGCGGGCGCCAGCGAGGTGTACCTGATCGAAGAACCGATGGCAGCGGCCATCGGCGCTGGCCTGCCGGTCAGCGAGGCCAGCGGCTCGATGGTGGTGGACATCGGCGGCGGCACCACCGAAGTGGGCGTGATCAGCCTGGGCGGCATGGTCTACAAGGGCAGCGCCCGCGTGGGCGGCGACAAGTTCGACGACGCCATCGTCAACTACATCCGCCGCAACTACGGCATGCTGATTGGCGACCCCACGGCCGAAGCCATCAAGAAGCAGATTGGCAGCGCGTTTCCTGGCAGCGAAGTCAAGGAAATGGA
This genomic interval from Ottowia oryzae contains the following:
- the gatC gene encoding Asp-tRNA(Asn)/Glu-tRNA(Gln) amidotransferase subunit GatC — translated: MALTPNDVDRIAHLARLALTDAQSEQLLTKLNGFFDLVQAMSEVDTQGVEPLAHPVAVMQDVALRLRDDVVTEPNQREANQRSAPSVEDGLYLVPRVIE
- a CDS encoding rod shape-determining protein — encoded protein: MFGALRRYFSTDLAIDLGTANTLIYVRDKGIVLDEPSVVAIRHEGGPQGKKTIQAVGAEAKAMLGKVPGNIEAIRPMKDGVIADFTVTEQMLKQFIKMVSRRNFFNGPRIIICVPCGSTQVERRAIRESALGAGASEVYLIEEPMAAAIGAGLPVSEASGSMVVDIGGGTTEVGVISLGGMVYKGSARVGGDKFDDAIVNYIRRNYGMLIGDPTAEAIKKQIGSAFPGSEVKEMEVKGRNLSEGVPRSFTISSNEILEALTEPLNSIVSEVKKALEETPPELGADIAERGMMLTGGGALLRDLERLLAEETGLPVLVAEEPLTCVVRGCGLALERMERLGNIFTSE